One segment of Pseudodesulfovibrio sp. 5S69 DNA contains the following:
- a CDS encoding HD domain-containing protein produces MSQPFKDAVGFCKTIMRNGFDAYIINVRLQALTLDETGSEQELDICTEAPFDELKKYFPSMEESGDKDMVGTLVEGGVTYYFYPASTEEAAYTDEAVSTMTPRLLKRLEQRGDIPLSSVCPFIPRAKETYADFADFSEGQIRFKGIPDQVLKKDYSLAYRAMRFAANFDKEIEANSWAAIVRCSRRVLDYVPMSDFLDEWRKVEAEAMYKFFGLLFDSMLLHGLIPEIAALSRVSQIKNPEEGTEETVLVHTLDVMKTYPEELPYDWFGTVACLFHDIGKLYTAEYYDGRWNFLQHHRVGAKVTRKVLKRLHFEEQDIDLICDLVQNHMRPHFMLTDKGIRRLRSLDEYPRIMEMVRADIKARNGSWREFNHNLKMAERADIPDLELEPLLDGNRIMELAKLKPGPTIGKIRDQLLEAQVRDDVSTVEEAEDFVLDYVEEHRLY; encoded by the coding sequence ATGAGTCAGCCTTTCAAAGATGCTGTCGGCTTTTGCAAAACCATAATGCGCAACGGGTTTGATGCCTATATCATCAACGTCCGGCTCCAGGCGCTCACCCTGGACGAAACGGGCAGCGAGCAGGAACTGGATATCTGCACCGAGGCCCCGTTCGACGAGTTGAAGAAATATTTTCCCAGCATGGAGGAATCCGGTGACAAGGACATGGTGGGCACCCTTGTTGAAGGGGGCGTGACCTACTATTTCTATCCCGCTTCCACCGAAGAGGCCGCCTATACGGACGAGGCGGTCTCGACCATGACCCCGCGCCTTTTGAAGCGGCTGGAGCAGCGCGGCGACATCCCGTTGTCCTCGGTCTGCCCGTTCATCCCCCGGGCCAAGGAGACCTACGCCGATTTTGCGGACTTCTCCGAGGGCCAGATCCGCTTCAAGGGCATCCCGGACCAGGTCCTGAAAAAGGACTACTCCCTGGCCTACCGGGCCATGCGCTTCGCCGCCAACTTCGACAAAGAGATCGAGGCCAACTCCTGGGCCGCCATCGTACGCTGCTCCCGGCGCGTGCTCGACTACGTGCCCATGTCCGACTTCCTGGACGAGTGGCGCAAGGTCGAGGCCGAGGCCATGTACAAGTTTTTCGGTCTGCTCTTCGACTCCATGCTCCTGCACGGGCTCATCCCCGAGATCGCGGCCCTGTCCCGCGTCTCCCAGATCAAGAATCCGGAGGAGGGCACCGAGGAGACCGTCCTGGTGCACACCCTGGACGTCATGAAGACCTATCCCGAGGAGCTGCCTTACGACTGGTTCGGCACCGTGGCCTGTCTGTTCCACGACATCGGCAAGCTCTACACCGCCGAATACTACGACGGCCGCTGGAATTTCCTGCAGCATCATCGCGTGGGCGCCAAGGTCACCCGCAAGGTCCTGAAAAGGCTCCATTTCGAGGAGCAGGACATCGATCTGATCTGCGATCTGGTCCAGAACCACATGCGTCCGCACTTCATGCTCACCGACAAGGGCATCCGCCGACTGCGCTCCCTGGACGAATACCCGCGCATCATGGAGATGGTCCGCGCCGACATCAAGGCGCGCAACGGCTCCTGGCGCGAGTTCAACCACAACCTGAAGATGGCCGAGCGCGCGGATATCCCGGACCTTGAGCTCGAACCGCTGCTCGACGGCAACCGGATCATGGAACTGGCCAAGCTCAAGCCCGGCCCGACCATCGGCAAGATCCGCGACCAGCTCCTTGAGGCCCAGGTCCGCGACGACGTCTCGACCGTCGAAGAGGCCGAAGACTTCGTCCTCGATTACGTAGAGGAACACCGCCTGTACTAA
- a CDS encoding LysR family transcriptional regulator has product MDIRNLQCFVAVAFAGNLTRAAETVFLSQSAMSGQIKQLEETLGYPLFERQARGMLMTPEGEALLPYARAAIQAMEDFRVRGEGLKRTASSRLVIGLNSDPAFLRMAELARIMRAGAPGVQPSFIVSQSRYTAASLRSGEMHVGFRFGLWNEEGVHDEYVASVPLVIAVPTALAEGLVPGDWRALAALPWIYTFRGCPFHVALRQRMSAFGVEPNPVEQTVDEAIMRELVAEGMGVAVLREDEGRRLAAAGLAVLWPESLQVPLCLSFLEAQGARSPIREFRDAVRTVWDVDRRMVA; this is encoded by the coding sequence GTGGATATACGCAACTTGCAGTGCTTCGTGGCCGTGGCCTTTGCCGGGAACCTGACCAGGGCGGCCGAGACGGTCTTTCTCAGCCAATCGGCCATGAGCGGACAGATCAAGCAACTTGAGGAAACGCTGGGCTACCCTTTGTTCGAACGCCAGGCCCGGGGCATGCTCATGACCCCCGAGGGCGAGGCGCTGCTGCCATACGCCCGGGCCGCCATCCAGGCCATGGAGGATTTCCGCGTCCGGGGCGAGGGGCTCAAGCGGACCGCGTCCTCGAGGCTGGTGATCGGGCTGAACTCGGACCCGGCCTTCCTGCGCATGGCCGAGCTGGCCCGGATCATGCGCGCCGGCGCACCGGGCGTCCAGCCGTCGTTCATCGTCTCGCAGAGCCGCTACACGGCGGCCTCCCTGCGCTCCGGCGAGATGCACGTGGGCTTCCGCTTCGGCCTGTGGAACGAAGAGGGGGTGCACGACGAGTATGTGGCCTCGGTGCCGCTGGTCATCGCCGTGCCCACGGCCCTGGCCGAGGGCCTGGTCCCCGGCGACTGGCGCGCCCTGGCCGCCCTGCCGTGGATCTACACCTTCCGGGGCTGTCCCTTCCACGTGGCCCTGCGCCAGCGCATGTCGGCCTTCGGAGTGGAGCCCAACCCGGTGGAGCAGACCGTGGACGAGGCGATCATGCGCGAGCTGGTGGCCGAGGGCATGGGCGTGGCCGTCCTGCGCGAGGACGAGGGCAGGCGGCTGGCGGCGGCCGGTCTGGCCGTGCTCTGGCCCGAGAGCCTTCAGGTCCCGCTCTGCCTGTCCTTCCTTGAGGCGCAGGGGGCGCGCTCGCCCATCCGCGAGTTCCGCGACGCCGTGCGCACGGTCTGGGACGTGGACCGGCGCATGGTGGCTTGA
- a CDS encoding APC family permease: protein MSQRKIGTVPLSCLMTGAVLGSGIIILPPLAIEVAGPWALPAWGATMLFGAAFAYIFARVGTLFPGEGGAADAVARAFGPWARDLGAYALAGAALFGPAAVMLTVADYLPPGLLPDTPAAHGAAAAAVQVGSALLLAGGLRTMSRVTTVLAVSATILLLAGAAVTLALHRSSEAAAALLAPPPLSVPTLGYTLLLLFFAVVGWEVVGNYGAEVRDPRRTMVRAALLAGAVVGLVSLAVAAGLQLGAFPQGAGHGVAGLLHPLFGPAAPWIMAALVAALCVTTYLMFVGAVVRLVAHLARQGGLPAWVGRRNGRGVPVAILAVYTLVHLGQLALVSLGVLDMAGILAIADGFFLVNALLGALAAARLLAAPLPRVVSLVLALCLFAVLLTSRWPVLAAIAIMALALGLRSARHRRPARKGPVVERVKPGP, encoded by the coding sequence ATGAGCCAACGGAAAATCGGAACGGTTCCTTTATCCTGTCTGATGACGGGGGCGGTGCTCGGCTCGGGCATCATCATCCTGCCGCCCCTGGCCATCGAGGTGGCCGGGCCGTGGGCCTTGCCCGCCTGGGGCGCGACCATGCTCTTCGGCGCGGCCTTCGCCTACATCTTCGCCAGGGTGGGGACCCTGTTTCCGGGCGAGGGCGGCGCTGCCGACGCGGTGGCCAGGGCCTTCGGGCCGTGGGCCAGGGACCTGGGGGCCTACGCCCTGGCCGGGGCGGCCCTGTTCGGCCCGGCGGCGGTCATGTTGACCGTGGCCGACTACCTGCCTCCGGGCCTGCTGCCGGACACCCCGGCCGCGCACGGCGCTGCCGCCGCAGCGGTCCAGGTGGGCAGCGCCCTGCTCCTGGCCGGAGGGCTCAGGACCATGAGTCGCGTGACCACCGTCCTGGCCGTCTCGGCCACCATCCTGCTCCTGGCCGGGGCCGCGGTCACCCTGGCCTTGCATCGATCGTCCGAGGCCGCGGCCGCGCTGCTCGCTCCGCCGCCGCTGTCCGTCCCGACCCTGGGCTACACCCTGCTTTTGCTCTTCTTCGCCGTGGTCGGCTGGGAGGTGGTCGGCAATTACGGGGCCGAGGTGCGCGACCCGCGCCGGACCATGGTCCGGGCCGCCCTGCTGGCCGGGGCGGTCGTCGGTCTGGTCAGCCTGGCCGTGGCCGCCGGGCTCCAGCTCGGCGCCTTCCCGCAAGGGGCGGGGCACGGCGTGGCCGGGCTGCTCCACCCGTTGTTCGGCCCGGCGGCCCCGTGGATCATGGCCGCCCTGGTGGCGGCCCTGTGCGTGACCACTTACCTCATGTTCGTGGGCGCGGTCGTCCGCCTTGTGGCCCACCTGGCCCGGCAGGGCGGCCTGCCAGCCTGGGTCGGCCGGCGCAACGGGCGCGGGGTGCCGGTGGCCATCCTGGCCGTCTACACCCTGGTTCACCTGGGCCAGCTCGCCCTGGTCTCCCTCGGGGTGCTCGACATGGCGGGCATCCTGGCCATCGCTGACGGCTTTTTTCTGGTCAACGCCCTGCTCGGGGCCCTGGCCGCCGCCAGACTCCTGGCCGCGCCCCTGCCGCGCGTGGTGTCACTGGTCCTGGCCCTGTGCCTGTTCGCGGTCCTGCTCACTTCCCGCTGGCCGGTGCTGGCGGCCATCGCGATCATGGCTCTGGCCCTCGGCCTGCGTTCCGCACGGCATCGGCGTCCCGCACGAAAGGGGCCTGTCGTGGAGCGGGTCAAGCCCGGACCGTAG